TGATAAAAACGTTTACTTGATTTCCAGCATAGATTTATTATCTATGATCAAATGTCACATTAAGTGTCACAGTAAGTTGACGATGATGTAGGCACAGTGTTTGCTTGATATAAGCTATCAGAATACTCATGATAATATTATATCAGGTTAAGATCATCCTAAAATATTAAGAGAAACAAGAGATTATCAAACCCCTCTATATGTGTAAATGAGACACAGATTTTAGATTAGTTAATTGTACATTTTACAATGtggattattaatattatattttaaataaataatatatattatgtttttatatttttatatttatgtttatttatacatttttgatggaattatttttttaagtacatGTATTATTGATGCTTTACTGCAAAATAATTCACTGTTTTTTAATGACAGTTGTCTTTTTGAACCTGTAATAATGTTGAAtggtcaataaaaataaaaataacaataacaatagatataatgaacataaatataatgaaatcttataatataaatataaaatatagaataattcatattaaatatagaataaCTGCTTGATTGGTGGGACTTCTGAACATCCTGTCAGTCTGTAGGCCACAAATAaaagattaataataaaagatatttatttatttaatttaatacataatataatgcaaattaaatagataaatatgaTTTGTGTTTGCGTTTCTCGCTTTACTTTTGGGCATCTTTTGGATTTTAAAATGCTACAAGTCGAATATTTCTGATATATTTCAGTTTAGGAAATCCTGTAGTTTACATAATATACAGCAGAAAGGGTTTGCATACACATATAGACTTTTTAACACCTCCATACaaactgtctgaaacacacacacacacacacacacactcatttatttGGCCCGACTGCAgcgtgttgtgttttggtgaCAGGTCGAGGGTTGTTTGAATGTTACttcaatttcattcatttttcattttttcttcatttttggaTTAGATAGCTCACTTCCAAGCCAAGACAGATCTGTCCAATCAGTAAAGCCTCACTGCCTCATTCTTTCCTGCTGCTTAAGGCCTTGGCTGTGGTCCAACAGGAAGCAAACTCTGGGGACATCGTGGCGATTTTCCTTTAAAACTGATTCCTGACCAAATGATAATAGAAAACTCAATTAGTATTTATTATGGCTCGGATCCTTGACCTCTGGACAGTTGTTaaaaattttgtttaattatcagTTTCCAGGCTTCGTTATTTATTGCGATGTCATTTGAGCAATTATCTTGTTCCTCCCACACAAACATTAGAAACTAGGGGTGACACATTATTGACAAAGACAATTTATAAATACCTGTTAAATGTCAGTGATTAGCATATTAGTGATTAGGGTGTATGCCACAATTAGCATATGCATAATGATTATTAAAATCATCTTCATATGTTTCAAAGAGAATACTGTCTTTTGATAAGAGacaaaaatgcaaatacaaacaAGGCAGTGTTTTGCATTTCCTGAGGCAATGGTAATGCACTCAACCTTTCTAAGCATAATGATGTAAAATGTATCTGCCAGGTTACGAATACTAATTTCACATCCACACATTTCATGGTTTCTCCAGCTGAGATTCTCATTACCCATAAATTGATGAGTGATGTGGAAAATTCAATGTATTAGGAATGCCTGGTGCACGATTTCATGCCCCATGGATTAAAATTCCAACTGTTTCTTTGGTGATGTGAAGCATCTTCTACAAGAGTAAAACCTCTACCTCAACTAATAAAAACCTAATTCAGTGCATTCAATCTTATATTCAACATTCGCTACTCTGGAGCATTTTTCTCGATATAGTACAAACTTCTGTTCACTGCTATTTTGTGTCTGCTTATGCTTGAAAGGAGCTGAAGTCAGGGCTGGGGTTGCATAGACTagtaaattaatacatttaataatcgCTGTAGTGGGGATATGTCGGCTAGCTGGGGTCTAAAATTCCCATTCTACAGTCAACTGCAAATGACGATACTGGGAAAAgtctcttatttattttcttttggtttACTGGACTATAAATGTCACTTTGATATCACTTTGCATGAAATAAAATCCATGCAATGAATTCCTCCCACAGTCTTTTTGTTGTCTCTTGAAGCTAAACAAAAGGTTCTTGCACTGTGGCAGAACAAATTCTATTCTTTACTATCcaatccatccgtccatccattcatccatccatccatttggtCACAGggaatctggagtctatcccaagtGACTCAAGGCACAAGGGGTGGGAAGGGGTgtcaacccatcacagggcaccatcatacacactcacacactatggacaatttagaaatgccaatcaCCCTACAATGCAGAGGAAACCCTCGAAGCACTGggacaacatgcaaactctaagCATACAGTGAGGAAGGGGAAACCTCCAACCTCAGAGGTACAAAGCTAGTGTGTTAAACACTTATAACTAAATTTCCCAAATAAATAATCCTTATCAGCTAATTTATAGTTAGATCAGTGGTCGTAGAGGCCAATCCAGATTGGATTTCAGTCCTCCAAACCTCTCAGACACCACTGTAGACATCACATCTTCCATCCATCAAGCAATAAAGAGCTCCTGAGCCATGCTGCATGCTTTCCGTTTCAGTGGCCACAAATGCATTTTAGGAATGGGTTCATTCATAACACACAGATTTGTAATTTTGCACATCCATTGTACCAATTTCTTCCCTTACGTCATTAACCTTAAGGCTGgaaatataatatactgtataacctGTATGTGTCCGCTAATTGAATTGTAATTCTTtcctacaaaaataaaacaacctaAAAATAGTGATGTCCTGCAACCATTTTTTatagatgaaaaagaagaatgaaTTAATGGTCTGGTAAAAAATCAGTAGGTGTACAATCCCTAGTCTGAACTAGGATGTTGTTGAACTTTTTACAATTCAAGCTTTCAACTTTTGGCTTCCAACATTTCAGCAAGTATAGTAGTGAGCCAGAAAGTGGAAGCACATGGAGAAAACTGGTCTTAAGTCACTCATTTGTGACACAGTGGGTCAGCGTTAAAGCTGGGTAAAGCATCCAGTCTGGTCAAACAGCAGGGTAGAAACAACAGCTTCACCAGCAAAACAGTTTGTCTCAGAGGAGTGATATAGCAATTTCCCACAGCAGCCTCCACCTGCAGCGAGCCAGCCAGGTGTATTCAGgcctgcacagagacacactggTTCTCCTTCAAAACTTCTCAGTAACAGTCCTTCACAAAGCCAGGTTCAGTCATATAAGCGAGAAATAAAATGcatgaaaaagggaaaaaataatgaacatgcAACATCACACAACCTGCAAAGCCAAAAGAAAATGTTTGGTCTTAATTGAATATAATCATTCAAAATCTTTGTTCTTTATTCCCAGACAGGAATTCCAGTTTTATATAGATCATATGTCACCCAGTAACCAAACAGAGGTTTTTTATTTGTGGTTAGATGTATACTGCACTGATATTGAGGACTGAAATCTTGTAGCAGGTCATGACGAGACTGTCGCATTTAATTTCCTGCTCCTCTTCTCACATCCTCTTCCAGGAAATGGCATGTGCAACTGCGGGACCTGCGAGTGCTGGGACGGCTGGACAGGGAACGCCTGTGAAATCTGGGTGGGAGAAGAGTACTAAGAGTACATTTTCCAAAGACTGTTTGTTCATCAGAAAAGTGCTGCTCAATGTTACATATTCAATGTTAGCTGGGAACGAAAACCTGCTTCACGTATATAACAGAATTCATTGTACTGGTTACAAATCTCCTTTATTAAAACaaggttttccttttttttttaaatgcaaatcaAACAAATATGAGCAAGAGACATTGTTTTGAAGACAACTTGTAATTCTTTTGTTTCTATTACAACTATATGcgaaatgtgttttttgttgttttttttgtatatgaatgattgcatacacacactttcactaaCGCCACACAGGAGGATGAAGGTACATGGGCAGGATCcaaacagtgtgttttattactgaTGTGATTCTTTGTCAGAGCATCGTCTGAGTGTATATGAGCTTGTTACAGTTCTGCCTCAATCAAAAGGGTTTAATGGATGAAAACAAGGTTAACCCTGCACTCAGGTGAGTGATACTACAATTACACCATGAAATGTGGTTCAAATTTATATTGTATCATAATAACACTTCAATATAGGAGGTTAAATGTAAGATATTAATTCATAGCAGTAGTCTTTAAGGAGAAGATGGCTATGGAAGAGGTTGCCAGGCCCAGTGAAGTATTTCCACCGATCAGTCTGAGCACTCAGAAGCTAGATGCATGCATTTAGGTAGCTTACTTAGAACTGGGGGGGCTTGGTtgcttgatttttattttatgtcctCTTTGGATCGATCAATGAAGTGACGATGTGGTGTGTTAAAAACAGTTTCAGGTTCAAAATGCCAAAAAAGTCAAAAGCGGTAACGTGAAGCACTGCTATGCGCTATGCAAGCACTTCAAACTGACGTGTCTTATTTCTTATTCATGAACTAATCATTAAGCGCTGACACCATCCAGTCACTTTTCAAGCAAAAAATGTTTCTGTAGCTGGACTTTCACCAAATTTAGTCGAGTCCTTGTGATCTGCAGTAAAAGCTACAAAATGTGAGAAGATGAAATAAAGCACTAGGTGTTAAGGTTGCCAAATAACTCCTCTATTCATCTCTATACATATTCAGCTGTGTAATATTTCCTGTGTAATATGTGTCCTCCTATACTGAAGTGTTACtgaaaaccctgaaaaacaagtgACGGTGAAATGTTGCTAGGAGAATAAGTAAGAAAACAGCATGTCTGCAATTGTATAAAGCTCTGCAATAAACCACTTTGACAATAAAATGCCATAACTCTgttaaatatattcattttacaCTTAGAaatggtgtgtaatgtgtagacaGGTCATTTAGAGAGAAATGCCCATGCTGGCATGTtcacacattatatattataggaCAATAGACCAGGAAGTATGAAAATAAGGGAATTAAGACCCACAATGTTCACTATTAGCCAACAGTTTGATCATCAAAAAAGGCTGAGTGCAGTAATATACTGCACAGAATATTGCATTAAGGTTCTTAGTGACGTTACAGTACacctttatataaatattttattcaatatgttgtatctgtgtatacaacaaacacaaactgtacAGTGCAGACAAACTCTTTGCATATATGTAAAATTAGCAGTACATACCAACATTTCTTGATACACATAGCCTACAACATGCATTTCTTAAATGCCATCCTCTTCCCATGCAAAAGATGAAGTCATGGTCACACTAATGACTGGAACCCAAGAACAGATGACAAATGACAAGGACTTCACGGAAAAAATATATGAacaaggagaaagaaaagaatgaataaacagGTTATGTGTTCTTAGGATGAAAAGACATCATCATACATCACCTGCATTATGAAAAAgaacacaggagagagagagagagagagagagagagagagagagagagagagaaggaggagaaaccAAACAGACTGACAAACAGATGTACATTTACTCACCAgtcatttacaaaaataaattcatcCTTTTTAGGACTAGTCAACTGGTTTGAAGGGCAACTTAGCCCAGCATGTAGAGTTCATCTGAGagaatgatcagtgtgtgtgtgttgtgaaggtCGTGGAAGCGGGACAGCAGCTCTCAACTCGAATCATTCATTACGCTTTATACTCCCTTTGTCTACGGCACTGCATGTCATTCTAGCAACACAGCTTTGTACAAATATGTAAGTCGAACTAATGTGCTTCGATACATCCTAATATAGAAAGTAGCTCATAATCCCAGTAAATTCCAGAAAATACAGGTCTTCAAATGAAGCCTTGGATATATTTGCAATTTAGCAGCCCAGCTTCAGTCTACATAATAACATTCTAAATCGTAATCATTAAACTATATGAGAGTTATTAAAGCAAGACAGGCTTAATATCAAATCTGATCAGAGATTCAGAAGATCCTTGATCGTTTCGCTAAAAGTCGTGAGTAAATGATAACTTTCAATAACGAATTGAAAGTGCTATGATTTCAATTCAGAGAAAGTAGGATGAGAAGAACGTTTGAATAACATGCCCATTCAATTCAGTGCTGACCTAAACAGTCTAATGATCCATTGTAcctttcccatttttttttggtccttAAGGAAAAGCATGCAGGTGATTAACTGATAGGTACCCCACGTGTTTAATCCGATGAACTGTATACTCAAATGACTACAATCCCACCCATCCAGGATTTACTCAAAAAGGCAAAGTTCATTCTGTTGTGAGGGTGAATATTTGTCACAGTGAGCAAAGAAGCAAAACTGGACAGAGTGGGTGAGGTTTTAGTGCTGCCCTCTGCATGTTACTGCATTCGGTGGCTCTGGATTCTCGGATGGATTGATAAACTTTGGTAAAATTCACAATCAAGATCATTACAAAAGAATAGGAAGtgagacgagtgtttatagatttactaagccactctgtgtgtgtgtgagtgtgtgtgtgtgtgtgtttcttgggGGCATGAGGCACCTTTAACCCAGCACAGACTGGGTACATGTTTTTGCATGCTGGGTTAGAGGTCATCACAGGCACACAATAGGCCAATATGAGCAGTACTGGACTCTGCATGCTGAGCTAGGAAAAAAACTCTCCATATTTAATTATGATAGctagtcattattattattaaacgtctatttttaaagctttttcattttttttttgtcatacaGTGAAGCCATTTCTTGATTTGCATCATACGTCATGAATAGAACACAATACTAACCTTGCCCATGCTTTTGCGGAACAAAAAGGCCCGTTAAGTGAACACCAGGATTGGCTGAAAGTTCAGCACAAGGGGAGTGCCTTGACCTGAGGCCTACAAGGCCTATACATGTTCCTAGAGCTTGTGCTCTAAGCTATcagtaaagaaaaatagaatttGGCTTCCTCTATATGCCGGCTTGGTGAAGATATGAGATATGTGAACACATACTATATTTGTATCAGGCACCTCCATGCATTCAGGTCCATGCTCTGAGTGCAGGAGGGcaatgtgtgtttatggatttgAGGGTAATATCCCTAAGTAAATAATCAGCTTCCAGTGTCTCTTTCTACACAATCaatcaagaaagagaaaagctAATTTGTATTTCTATAGGCTCTGTGGTGACTCCAGCCCTCCTGAATTACTTCCTGTAAGGGAGCCGCCACTGGCACCTCAGTCCTACatgagtaactgtgtgtgtgtgtatgtgtgtgagtgtgtatgggtggttgggggtgtgtgtgtgcgtactgGATGTGTTCACATAGATGGATGTCAGGGTTGTTAGAAAAAAACCACACGTAGCCCCTGCAAAGGTTTTCTCTAGCACTGGACAAAGAGAAAAGAGTGCGAGTTTGACCAATGAAAGagaaagcaaaagagagagaaagcaaggaCTGAGCAGGAGACACAGGAAGAAACTCTATAAAAAAATTCGAGGACAACAGTCCTGTTTTCTTGCAAGTCAGTCAGTAGTTTACTTCCCCAGAGCATAGCTGGTGTTCACTGTGTATAGAAAATAGATCTGAATTAGACGCTTCTGTTACAGGGCTCAAAAAATAGTAGTCACGGGTGACCATCAGCAGGACAAAGATGGCCGCCACTCAACTCGCTCACGGCCGCCGTTCCGCTCTTCGTTCTTACTCTCGAAGGATTGTCACAGTCACAGAAAAATGGGTCGTGTTATTGTATGTGCAGGCAGGGTGGTGGAGGAAGGGGTGGGGTGGcgtggagggagggaggtgtagatggagggatggagggattgaGTAGGGGGTTAAAGGCATTCCATATCTGCTGGGGCATTCCATGGTGCGGGTTGAGCTGATTCATCCAGTCGAATCCTCCTCGTCGCTACGCTTGGCCACACTTCTGCAATCGATTTGCCAAGTGGATGGAGAAAGTCAGAGGAGAGCagaaaaaggaggagaggaggagaggggcTCGTCTGGGCCAGATCCGAacaagagagaaggagagcatGGTTCTCTCTGTGAGCCGAGGCTGGGCTATGTGCTGGGCTTGCTAGCCTCCTTGCTGACGGGCTTGCCTCCGTTCATCACGGCCGGCTCGCTTGTGCTTTTAGCGGGAGGTGCAGATGCAGCTTTGGGTACGGTCTCTCCCACATCGTGCAATGATGGCTCTCGGTACATTGCGACTACAGGAGAAGAgagcgcgcacacgcacacacacacacacacacacacacacagagaaagagagaaaggtgtGAACAATAGCTTAGGTGAAATAATGAGCCTGTAACTAACTAAAAGGCCAGCATAATGCCTTCCTTCTCCATGTACGAGCTTAAAATGATGCTCGGTGGAGAAGTGAGCGTTCATTAGGCCAAGTCTGACAGAGCCTGTGTGACTTTGTCAGAGTTTAAGGTAACCTGTCAGACAGGCACCAGACAGAATGCCACATTTCTGAAAAGAGGGGGGCCTGATCTCCCGGGATAAGTTCTCCTGCTTATATAACAGAAACTCAGCTTAGCTCTGCACCAAAAATCCCTCGTTCCAATCCGAGCCGCTGCAGAGCTCCGATCTCCTGCTTGCCTCCAGCTGCAAACAGGTGGCCTTTCTGCATTTGTGGCTATATAATGCACACAAATCAGCATGTGAGAAAGTGGCCTGGGAGGCATGAGTCTCGTCTGCCGAGCCACAATAAAGTGTCGACATTTCTCATACAACGACAGGACAATCCTATCAGCTCCACACAAACCATGGCTGTAAATTTCAAAGGCCACTCATCATTACGAGCTACATTTCAAGCAGGAAGCATAACATCATGTGCCAGCCCAGGCATGAGGGACGATGCCTGCGGATCGGGTTCGGAATTATAGTAGAAAACTGGATGAATATGAAGCTTCctgtacttttcttttcttaatttgATCAACTGTAGTCCTTTATGTAACATTTGAGTTAGCAAGATATAACAGGCTTAAATGAACTGATTTTGTACTCATATAACaaaacaatctcacacacagcttCAACTGTAAAAATCACATGCATGAGTCATGGTTCTGCAAATGTGCTCTGTGAAGCATAGCAATGAGAGTCTTTTGTTACGCAAACGATTATAAAACTATTGATATATTTATGAATGTCTTCTAATAGATATTAGCCACTTTCTTTCTAATATCATTCTAAGTGAAAGGTTTGGGACAAAAAAGCTTTATGTCgccaataaatataaaaatatttttgtttaaaaaatgaaccTGATATCTGAATCGTTTACGAACTAAATCTGTATTGAATGTGCTGAATATGTTCATGGAACTGCTGGAGTCAAAGCAAACCACTGGGGAGCTGGGTTCACCAACCAGGACCCAAGGCACTCATTACCTTCTAATGGCTTGGGCAGGAAGTGAGCAGCTGGTTTGGTTTTCTTCACTCGGTTGCCCTTCATTGCCTGGCCTTCTTTATTGAGACCCAGAAACCAGGCTCTCCCTGACTCCTGCTGCCTGTACAACATGGACGAGTAGATCACATAGTAGTTCTCAAACACTGACTCTTTGAACTTGCATTCGGCTGTAAAGAGTTCctgtaagagacagagagagagagagagagagagagagggtcattAAGATTTTGTTTTGATTGTAGGATTCGTGACTTGTTTGCTACATGAAGGTGGTATATGCTCATGTAGATAAGATTGTGACTCTGGCATATAGAAAGCTTTGTTTTCAATAAAACAGCTACGATGATTATAGGCACAGCGATGATGCCTGATTTTGAGCGTGCCACATAACCAAGCGAAGACAATGTTAGATATTCCCTGATTTATCTTTTCTTCCATCACCAAGTATTAATAATTCATGTGGGCTTtcaatttatttcctttttaataaTGCAATTTAATCTATTCATCGTAATTTTAATTCTCCAAGTAGGAGAAGCTCAAAGAATGCAAGATCTCTTGGGAATCAGCACCAGGGCCATCCGTCTCATCTGCCCTGTTAAACATAAAGGATACGAATAAATCAGCAGTGTATAAGCATGACGCTTCACCAAACAGATGTGGTCACCAAGACTGGCAGGTTTTTACAtgatatatatattgttatatatcaTTTCCATATTTGACCTAGTTTTATATTGACGCCTTTAACTTCTATGATAGATCAGCATGGATTGAGAAATTACTAGTggttatatatatgtgtgtgtgtgtgcagctctggaaagaaataagagaccactgcaaaataatcagtttcttatgtttttttcttccagatgCATGTATTGATGAGATGAACAGTTagtgttatttagagtgtatatttaaaggaaatgacaacacatcaaaataacccaagatcatgcagtatttgcagagctttaataactcaaataaaacaaaattattgtgttaatgctttggctaaataacattaagaaatcagtatttgttttgacaatatatatatatattgtcatGCTGTCTCTGATAATATGTATTAGATGTATTATATTGGCACTAATTCTACAGCAAAGATGTAATAAGACGTTTTAAAGAATTCCACACGCAATGACAATGCTATCGTACTTCGTGATCGCTGCCGAACTATGAAAGATGACTAATAAAGGCGTTCATATTCAATACCGGGTTATCTCTCTTTATTCAGTGTCATTGGTGAATGCTGCATGTCTCATATATTGCATTACCTTGCAATTTATTGCATTGATTAAAGTTTGTTGGCTCCGTCTGTCAGTTCAATAACTCCGCCACTTCATAAATCCAGGAAGCACTGTGCTTGTTGCCAGCACTGAAACAAGCGTGTGCTTACTTACACATGCTAATAAATTCCACACTGTTATATAATAAGAGGTAATAACAGTCCTTTTAGATTAAACCCCAGATCCATCATGACTTGACATACACTAAATGTTGTAAAAGGAAATTCACCAAGCGACAAAACCAATCTGCTGTAATTGAGGCAGGTATTAAAGCGATAACGCTGTACTACTGGCTAGTTAAGACGCAACTGATATTTCATTTGTGCCAGGCTTCATGCAGGGCAGTAAAACACACatgctttctcttttctctgttttattttttattttagatgaaACCTTACAGAGTCCTCTAGGCAATCCTTTATTgtaaagtgttttcttttattaacaaGTATGTTGCAGAACTCTCTAAATTCCACCTGCTTATTTTTATCTTCTCTTCAAACGCAGGCAATCCCACAGTGCTCTCAGTTTATTACCGCTTGTTAAATTGTTCCCTGTCAGCTTCAGACAACTGGTAGCCTTAGTTTTCGAGAAGAAGAGGATGCAGGGACTAAGTGGCACGTTGGGGAGATGTCATGGCTGACTGAATGGGAAGAAATTGCATTATGTAAGGGAGTTGAACTCGGATTTGTTTTGGAGGGTTCTCCAGTCCCCTTGATTAAACACTAAAGGAAGGTTTCATTGACTGCACCAGCATTGTGTTCATCCTCCAGCAGCATATAATGCAGGTGTATCATTTTTCAACTCTGTGTTAAACCCCTCCGGAGTGTGCAGCTCTCTAACACAATCTGTGCCACAGTCTTGATCTTATGAAGAATCCTCTTGCAATGTTTCACCATGCACATGGTCTCAAGGTTTCCCAAGAGCATGTCCTTGGAGTCATCTGAGTCCAGAGGAGAGTTCATTTCTGCCATCATAAGTATTTATCAAGCATATCATACA
This DNA window, taken from Hemibagrus wyckioides isolate EC202008001 linkage group LG06, SWU_Hwy_1.0, whole genome shotgun sequence, encodes the following:
- the fgf14 gene encoding fibroblast growth factor 14 isoform X3, translated to MNADGSLDGTKDDSSNSSLFNLIPVGLRVVAIQSVKTGLYIAMNGEGHLYTSELFTAECKFKESVFENYYVIYSSMLYRQQESGRAWFLGLNKEGQAMKGNRVKKTKPAAHFLPKPLEVAMYREPSLHDVGETVPKAASAPPAKSTSEPAVMNGGKPVSKEASKPST
- the fgf14 gene encoding fibroblast growth factor 14 isoform X2 codes for the protein MWFLWNIFSKGTHMLQCLCGKSLKKNKNPSDPQLKGIVTRLYCRQGYYLQMNADGSLDGTKDDSSNSSLFNLIPVGLRVVAIQSVKTGLYIAMNGEGHLYTSELFTAECKFKESVFENYYVIYSSMLYRQQESGRAWFLGLNKEGQAMKGNRVKKTKPAAHFLPKPLEVAMYREPSLHDVGETVPKAASAPPAKSTSEPAVMNGGKPVSKEASKPST